In the genome of Streptomyces pactum, one region contains:
- a CDS encoding 3' terminal RNA ribose 2'-O-methyltransferase Hen1, translating to MLLTITTTGTAGRPATELGFLLHKHPDRAQRFSTAHGTAHVFYPEATEERCTAALLLEVDPVALVRRARGRGTAPGGAAHQALGQYVNDRPYAASSLLAVALSTVYSTALKGRCAARPELPATPLPLRVSVPALPARGGPDLVRRLFEPLGWTVSADPVPLDENFPEWGDSRYVRLVLEGEQRLADALRHLYVLLPVLDDNKHYWVSPDEVDKLLRAGEGWLENHPEHPLITHRYLARRRALTRDALDRLEMARLAEADDTAAEELDNAVDETSDTEDRPVPLAVRRREAILAVLREAGAARVLDLGCGQGQLVGELLKDRRFTGITGVDVSVRALRTAARRLRLDRLPERQAARVQLLQGALTYTDSRLKGYDAAVLSEVIEHLDLPRLPALEYAVFGGARPATVVVTTPNVEYNVRWETLPAGHSRHADHRFEWTREEFRTWARTVAGAHGYTVEFRPVGPEDPEVGPPTQLAVFRLVPGNGPTAEDGGPRTAAAGYLPAGANEVPGAARVPRSADAPGGAGLPGSAGVPGGARRGRGGAGPDGAGSAATGPGGAPGTGTADPGHLRTTRPGPDGPGIPGPGPGGSALGGPGPGHTDPDHPGPATAKEAAE from the coding sequence GTGTTACTGACGATAACGACCACCGGCACAGCCGGACGCCCCGCGACCGAGCTGGGCTTCCTGCTGCACAAACACCCGGACAGAGCCCAGCGGTTCAGCACCGCGCACGGCACCGCGCACGTCTTCTACCCGGAAGCCACCGAGGAGCGCTGCACCGCGGCGCTGCTGCTGGAGGTGGACCCCGTCGCGCTGGTGCGCCGCGCCCGCGGCCGGGGCACCGCGCCCGGCGGCGCCGCCCACCAGGCCCTGGGCCAGTACGTCAACGACCGGCCCTACGCCGCCTCCTCGCTGCTCGCCGTCGCGCTGAGCACCGTGTACTCCACCGCGCTCAAGGGCCGCTGCGCGGCACGTCCCGAGCTGCCCGCCACGCCCCTGCCGCTGCGCGTCTCGGTGCCCGCGCTGCCCGCGCGCGGCGGCCCGGACCTGGTCCGGCGGCTCTTCGAGCCCCTGGGCTGGACGGTCTCGGCGGACCCGGTGCCGCTGGACGAGAACTTCCCGGAATGGGGCGACTCCCGCTACGTGCGGCTGGTGCTCGAAGGCGAGCAGCGGCTCGCCGACGCGCTGCGCCACCTGTACGTGCTGCTGCCGGTGCTCGACGACAACAAGCACTACTGGGTGTCGCCGGACGAGGTGGACAAGCTGCTCCGGGCCGGCGAGGGGTGGTTGGAGAACCACCCCGAGCACCCGCTGATCACCCACCGCTATCTGGCCCGCCGCCGGGCGCTGACCCGCGATGCCCTGGACCGGCTGGAGATGGCCCGGCTCGCCGAGGCGGACGACACCGCCGCCGAGGAGCTGGACAACGCGGTGGATGAGACCTCGGACACCGAGGACCGGCCGGTGCCGCTCGCGGTGCGGCGCCGGGAGGCGATCCTGGCCGTGCTGCGGGAGGCCGGCGCGGCCCGGGTGCTCGACCTGGGCTGCGGCCAGGGTCAGCTGGTGGGCGAATTGCTCAAGGACCGGCGGTTCACCGGCATCACGGGCGTGGACGTGTCGGTGCGCGCGCTGCGGACCGCGGCCCGCAGACTCCGCCTGGACCGGCTGCCGGAGCGGCAGGCCGCACGGGTGCAGCTGCTCCAGGGTGCCCTGACCTACACCGACAGCCGGCTCAAGGGGTACGACGCGGCGGTGCTCAGCGAGGTGATCGAGCACCTCGACCTGCCGCGGCTGCCCGCCCTGGAGTACGCGGTGTTCGGCGGGGCCCGGCCCGCGACGGTGGTCGTCACCACCCCCAACGTCGAGTACAACGTGCGCTGGGAGACGCTCCCGGCCGGGCACAGCCGGCACGCCGACCACCGCTTCGAGTGGACCCGGGAGGAGTTCCGGACCTGGGCCCGCACGGTCGCCGGTGCCCACGGCTACACCGTGGAGTTCCGGCCGGTGGGGCCGGAGGACCCGGAGGTCGGCCCGCCGACCCAGCTGGCGGTCTTCCGGCTCGTCCCCGGGAACGGCCCGACGGCGGAGGACGGCGGGCCGCGGACGGCCGCGGCCGGGTACCTCCCGGCCGGCGCGAACGAGGTGCCGGGCGCCGCCCGGGTACCGCGGAGCGCGGACGCGCCAGGTGGCGCGGGCCTGCCGGGGAGCGCGGGTGTACCGGGTGGTGCGCGCCGGGGACGGGGCGGTGCGGGACCGGACGGTGCCGGTTCCGCCGCCACCGGACCGGGCGGCGCCCCGGGCACCGGCACCGCCGACCCCGGCCACCTTCGAACCACACGCCCCGGCCCTGACGGCCCCGGCATTCCCGGCCCCGGCCCCGGCGGCTCCGCCCTCGGCGGCCCCGGACCCGGCCACACCGATCCGGACCACCCCGGTCCGGCGACCGCGAAGGAGGCGGCGGAATGA